TGCGCCGGGCCCTTTCTTTTGCCGTATCCGTCCGGTGATCACACCTTGTCAGGCGTCATCTACCGGTTTCCAGTTGTGAGGCAACAACTCATGGATCGCACTGGTTTTCTGCGTAGGCAGCCGGGCCAGCACATCTTTCAGATACGCATAGGGTTCATGTCCGTTAAGCTTCGCTGACTGGATCAGGCTCATGATGGTGGCCGCACGGCGACCACTGCGTAACGAGCCCGCGAACAACCAGTTCTTGCGACCCAGAGCCCAGGGACGGATCAGGTTTTCCACACGGTTGTTATCGATGGGGACGGCACCATCCTGCAAGTACCGCGTCAGCGCGACCCAGCGTTTCAGGCTGTAGTCCAACGCTTTGGCCGTGGCTGAGCCATCCAGTACTTTTAGACGCTGAGTCTGCATCCATGCATGCAGCGCTTCGGCGATGGGTTTGGCCCGTGTCTGTCGTAGCTGATAACGTGCCTCCGCTGTCATCTCCCGGCCATCCTGCTCGATGCCATACAGCTGGCCGATGTACTCAACCGCCTGAGCCGCGATCTGGCTTTTGCCCGTCACCTCCAGCTCAACGAACTTGCGACGAGCATGGGCCATACAGCCGATCTCGGTGACGCCTGTGCCGAAGCTGGCCTTGTAGCCGCTGTAGTCATCGCAGACCAGCTGGCCCTGCCAGGGCCCGAGAACATCCCGCGCATGCTGGCCACCGCGTCCCGGTGTGAAGTCATAGATCACGCCCTGCAGACGCGAGAACGCAGTACTGGCATAGGCCCAGATGTAGGCCTTGTGTGTTTTCTTCTTGCCCGGTGTGAGCATGGGGACAGGCGTTTCATCCGCGTGTAAGACCGGCTCCTGCAGCAAGGTATCCCGCAGTGCATCCACCAGCGGTTGCAACTGCACACCGCAGACACCGATCCACTCCGCCAGCGTTGAGCGTGGCAGCGCAACGCCCGCACGGGTAAAGATCTGTTCCTGCCGGTACAGGGGCAGGTGATCGGCATATTTGGCGATCAGCACCTGAGCCAGCAGCCCCGTGGTCGGGATCCCCTTGTCGAGCACATGAGGTGGCATGGGAGCTTGTATCAATGTCTCGCAGGTGTTGCAGACCCATTTGCCCCGGATGTGGCGCTCGACCGTGAACACGCCGGGCGTATAGTCGAGCTTCTCGCTGACCTCCTCGCCGATGCGGGTCAACTGGCAACCACAGTGGCAGGCCGTGTGGTCCGGCTCATGATGGATCTCGGTACGCGGCAGTTCCGGTGGCAACGGCGAGCGCTTGGGCTGACGCTTTTCGGAAGGCGTGGTTGCCGGGGCTTTCAGCCGTTCAAGCTCGGTCTCGATCGCCGCGATGTCTGCATCGACGACCTCGTCCAGCAGGCTGATCTGCAGCACGTTGAGGTGTTCACTGCGTTGGCCGTATTTGTGCCGCCGCAACAAGGCGACCTCATGCGTCAGCTGTCCGATTTTCAGATCACGCTGTTGGATACCCTGATCACGTTCCTGTATCGCCTGTTCCTGCTGTTCAACACGGCTGATCAGCTGCTCGGCCAACTGACGGAGCTGTTCGGGTGTGAGCTGGGTGAGGTCGGGTGTCGTGGTCATGCGGGACAGTATGCCCACATTAAATGGTCATGGGGATGCCCGGATCGGCTAATGGCTCATCGGGCGAGTCTGTGTTCGACTCGGCACCGCTCTCAGACGACGGTGATGACACCTGCGTCACCCATACGCTGCCAGGGCAGGCCTTGTACCAGCGCCTGCAGTTGCTCGGGTGTTAAGGCGATACGGTCGCCGCGCCATGTCTCGGTCCAACTGAAGCGGCCCTGATGCAGTCGGCGCGAACAGAGCCAGATACCCAGGCCATCATGGATCAGCACCTTCATGCGGTTACCGCGCTTGTTGGCAAACAGATAAGCCGCATGCGGTCGCGCCTCGCCGAACACCTTAACCACCCGTGCCAGCGCCGTATCAGGCCCCGCCCGCATGTCCATGGGCTCGGTGGCCAACCAGATCTCATCGATGCGGATCATGACAACAGGTCGCGCAACAGGGCAAGGCACGGCTGGGCTTGATCAACTGGCCACTCAACCACGACTGTTCCCGAAGGTCTTGTACACTCGATGCGAATAACAGAGTGATCGATCTGAGCTGGCCGATGTGGTGCAGGGAGTTGAACGGGGACGAAGGCTGGCATCGGGAGCGGTGTATTGGCGCGTTCGGCTTCTCGCATCCAGCGCCGTACCATGTTGGCGTTAAGGCCATTATCCAGTGCAATCCGTGAAACGGATACGTTCGGCTGGCGGCATTGCGCCACGATCTCGGCCTTGAACACGGGTGAAAAATGACGGCGTTTGCGTGGGCCTTGGGGTGCGCTTGATGGGGTCATTGATAGTGTCCACTTAAAAATAAGTGGACACTATCGGATGGTCAGCCTGTTGAGCTCAAGATGGGTTCACCGGACGGATACCTTTTGCCTGCCGTCTGCGCGTGTTTAGCCCCAATGCAAAAACCCCGGCCTCAACGAGACCGGGGTTTCTGGTATTAAGTGCCTGGCGATGACCTACTCTCACATGGGGAAGCCCCACACTACCATCGGCGATGACGCGTTTCACTGCTGAGTTCGGTATGGGATCAGGTGGTTCCACGTCTCTATGGTCGCCAGGCGAAACTGGTACAAACCGGATCTGATTGAGCCTCGTGCCTGTATGTCACGTTGCTCTGATTGTCTGTGTTGTTGCTACAAGCGTTCAATCGGTGCTCTTGCGAGCCGATAATCGTGTTTTGACTGTTTCCAGTCGAACCATTCATTTCAAACGCCTTGGGCGTTATATGGTCAAGCCTCACGAGCCATTAGTACAGGTTAGCTCAACGCCTTACAACGCTTACACACCCTGCCTATCAACGTCCTGGTCTCGGACGGCTCTTCAGGGGGCTCAAGGCCCCGGTGAGATCTCATCTTGAAGGGGGCTTCCCGCTTAGATGCTTTCAGCGGTTATCCCGTCCGAACGTAGCTACCCGGCAATGCCACTGGCGTGACAACCGGAACACCAGAGGTTCGTTCACTCCGGTCCTCTCGTACTAGGAGCAACTCTTCTCAAATCTCAAACGCCCACGGCAGATAGGGACCGAACTGTCTCACGACGTTCTAAACCCAGCTCGCGTACCACTTTAAATGGCGAACAGCCATACCCTTGGGACCGGCTTCAGCCCCAGGATGTGATGAGCCGACATCGAGGTGCCAAACACCGCCGTCGATGTGAACTCTTGGGCGGTATCAGCCTGTTATCCCCGGAGTACCTTTTATCCGTTGAGCGATGGCCCTTCCATACAGAACCACCGGATCACTAGAACCTGCTTTCGCACCTGCTCGACGTGTCTGTCTCGCAGTCAAGCACCCTTCTACTCTTGCGCTCATTGGCTGATTTCCGACCAGCCTGAGGGTACCTTCGTGCTCCTCCGTTACGCTTTGGGAGGAGACCGCCCCAGTCAAACTACCCACCACACAATGTCCTCGATCCGGGTAACGGATCTGAGTTAGAACCTCAACAGTACCAGGCTGGTATTTCAAGGTCGGCTCCACCGGAACTGGCGTCCCGGTTTCAAAGCCTCCCAGCTATCCTACACAAGTAATGTCAAAGTCCACTGTGAAGCTATAGTAAAGGTTCACGGGGTCTTTCCGTCTAGCCGCGGGGACGCTGCATCTTCACAGCGAGTTCAATTTCACTGAGTCTCGGGTGGAGACAGTGTGGCCATCGTTACGCCATTCGTGCAGGTCGGAACTTACCCGACAAGGAATTTCGCTACCTTAGGACCGTTATAGTTACGGCCGCCGTTTACCGGGGCTT
This DNA window, taken from Marinobacterium iners, encodes the following:
- the tnpC gene encoding IS66 family transposase — encoded protein: MTTTPDLTQLTPEQLRQLAEQLISRVEQQEQAIQERDQGIQQRDLKIGQLTHEVALLRRHKYGQRSEHLNVLQISLLDEVVDADIAAIETELERLKAPATTPSEKRQPKRSPLPPELPRTEIHHEPDHTACHCGCQLTRIGEEVSEKLDYTPGVFTVERHIRGKWVCNTCETLIQAPMPPHVLDKGIPTTGLLAQVLIAKYADHLPLYRQEQIFTRAGVALPRSTLAEWIGVCGVQLQPLVDALRDTLLQEPVLHADETPVPMLTPGKKKTHKAYIWAYASTAFSRLQGVIYDFTPGRGGQHARDVLGPWQGQLVCDDYSGYKASFGTGVTEIGCMAHARRKFVELEVTGKSQIAAQAVEYIGQLYGIEQDGREMTAEARYQLRQTRAKPIAEALHAWMQTQRLKVLDGSATAKALDYSLKRWVALTRYLQDGAVPIDNNRVENLIRPWALGRKNWLFAGSLRSGRRAATIMSLIQSAKLNGHEPYAYLKDVLARLPTQKTSAIHELLPHNWKPVDDA
- the tnpB gene encoding IS66 family insertion sequence element accessory protein TnpB (TnpB, as the term is used for proteins encoded by IS66 family insertion elements, is considered an accessory protein, since TnpC, encoded by a neighboring gene, is a DDE family transposase.), which gives rise to MIRIDEIWLATEPMDMRAGPDTALARVVKVFGEARPHAAYLFANKRGNRMKVLIHDGLGIWLCSRRLHQGRFSWTETWRGDRIALTPEQLQALVQGLPWQRMGDAGVITVV
- the tnpA gene encoding IS66-like element accessory protein TnpA, with the translated sequence MTPSSAPQGPRKRRHFSPVFKAEIVAQCRQPNVSVSRIALDNGLNANMVRRWMREAERANTPLPMPAFVPVQLPAPHRPAQIDHSVIRIECTRPSGTVVVEWPVDQAQPCLALLRDLLS